From a single Rutidosis leptorrhynchoides isolate AG116_Rl617_1_P2 chromosome 5, CSIRO_AGI_Rlap_v1, whole genome shotgun sequence genomic region:
- the LOC139848537 gene encoding uncharacterized protein encodes MRMEEQTSNVSIKDRITEDGFVWQWRHTPPGRAAGEFVELNRLLSECSFDRSRKDKWRWSMSTDGSFKVKILVSKIDQLILPPVYPQQITLRNNLVPKKVDIFVWRALLKRLSVRVELDRRGIDLHSVLCPVCDDVVESVDHSIIFCNQNLEI; translated from the exons ATGCGAATG GAAGAGCAAACAAGCAATGTTTCGATTAAGGACCGTATTACAGAAGATGGTTTCGTTTGGCAGTGGCGGCACACACCACCAGGACGAGCTGCTGGCGAATTCGTGGAACTAAACAGGCTGTTGTCCGAATGCAGCTTTGATCGCAGTCGCAAGGATAAATGGAGGTGGTCCATGTCTACTGATGGTTCGTTTAAGGTGAAGATATTAGTTTCGAAAATTGACCAACTAATCCTTCCTCCCGTCTATCCTCAACAGATCACACTTCGCAACAATCTCGTTCCTAAAAAAGTCGATATATTTGTGTGGCGTGCCCTTCTAAAGAGACTATCGGTAAGGGTTGAGTTGGATAGAAGAGGTATTGACCTCCATAGCGTTCTTTGCCCGGTTTGTGATGATGTAGTAGAATCCGTGGATCACTCAATCATCTTTTGTAACCAAAATTTAGAAATATAG
- the LOC139846790 gene encoding uncharacterized protein — MTSTMTTAAKEHVAEIRRTNFLIGGERIRVMEYLHYAVKYLSAELYAKDVHFLMELIQNAEDNEYSEDVDPSLEFVITSKDITNTGAPATLLVFNNEKGFSRSNIESICSVGLSTKKGLRKSGYIGEKGIGFKSVFLITAQPHIFSNGYQIRFNEKPCQLCNVGYIVPEWVEDESILSSIRSIYGSTSTLPTTTLVLPLKPDKVKPVKDQLSSVHPEVLLFLSKIKRLSVKENNEDPRINTVSAISISSEKNFVTLKSMDAESYTLHLIADDTTDKDGTECDYHMWKQRFPVKDESKVEGRSEVDEWVITLAFPNGTRLKRGASMPGIYSYLPTETVTNFPFIIQADFLLASSRENILCDNKWNKGILDCVPVAFRDAFTSLIKSTNNAPISSLPNMFRFLPVNSSSHPELNNVRDAIKAKIMNEPIVPCESYTVQKLFCTPVEVFRLKPAFWSILNRARNEGVSFQNISSHGAYVLTSYFDKAEYDSVLEFLEIKYVDNEWYARCISSSNLVMGVSEDVYLELLIFIAEHWRWTFRDTEINNIPLIKYVGLDGQVALMKIKVCADKLLVVNSDCNISWLINWNKEFHCPTERFFLPEDTHNAIRSCSKKQTLDKWLREELNVKLVGVNKYAYDILSSIGSDRKLTVMFAHFVYNSLQKKYLQKDEVEEICNYYMPIVDNYGYINTSRTGVLVPANGSKWVELIGDNPWRHHNYVELAEDYTHCASYFGKVTSGEELISFMKTYVGASDVPDITPPNSAIPTLSSPLTKENTFLLLEWICNLRRERVGLPERFLSSIKNGSWLKISLSGSVGYKPPNESFMLEESIGKLLQNGSVLVDIPLIDVNFYGDEIKRYKEELQLFGVRFENKEACEFIGDSLMSIVASSKLTRYNVVSILKFIQYLGENYISSKAFIDTIKGGKWLKTSRGDAAPSNAVLKSCEWDAASEISDIPFIDQDYYGNELQCFKTELELLGVVVSFDDHRCYQLVYDNLKSSSLLTSLSSEAVYMILKCMSNLVSSANLVQAVKGNKCLKTNMGYKCPSECFLSNPESEWGGLLKVFRSFPILDESFYGQKIFSMSSELKKIGVIVDFEDASKEFVRTFKQHASSMTKENVLLLLDCYVKMKKMKIKLPSELSSCLCNEKWLRTKLGDYRSPRECILFGTDWQPIYLISRLPFIDDSDNCYGSRIHDYKDELKLLGVINDFKVGAELVAGGVILPHDCSTISPVSVFALLDTVKQLEEVKSETRTKFFEKLSTKKWIKTHFGYKRPGECLLFDPAWDSLLKRTDGPFIDEEFYESRIASYKDQLNLLKVVTDVNNGCQLLASYLDSHSSFESINRIYNYLSQFNWKPEEEFDKKIWLPRGTENGEWVTPRKCVLHDKDNLFGDELNVLDKCNYKSNLLSFFADVFNVKVHPSVDDYCNLWKKWESSECQITHTECCAFWKFVVNNWNSETEDKFIDNISKLPVLDSTSDGIFLLLKSEVFIGDDLFLVDLFQKASHDPMFVWYPQPSLKCLNRTKLIDIYRKLGVCMLSESVKKIVSDVDHDKFKPVKSENKIIKKGLFKLILGFLADPSLKIDPESRHEAVNRLLAVEAFETVEPMNVGYSLSFSSGDVVRVEARRMVRWDKQNSMFFMQKIDKSCGYINVIEHASHFAEAIADGVFWENEEFVPKLSELIRLGFMLNFDEEAIDFLLKNKNLEILMEDQNYLSSTFSS, encoded by the exons ATGACGTCGACGATGACTACGGCGGCTAAGGAGCATGTGGCGGAGATACGGCGGACGAACTTTTTGATCGGCGGTGAACGAATTCGGGTAATGGAGTATCTTCATTACGCCGTTAAATATCTTTCTGCCGAACTTTATGCAAAAGACGTTCACTTCCTTATGGAACTTATTCAG AATGCTGAGGATAATGAGTATTCTGAAGATGTTGATCCATCATTGGAGTTTGTTATTACGTCAAAGGACATAACCAATACCGGAGCTCCGGCGACATTATTAGTTTTTAATAATGAAAAAGGATTCTCGCGCAGTAATATTGAGTCCATTTGTAGTGTGGGGCTATCAACCAAGAAAGGTCTACGTAAGAGTGGATATATTGGTGAAAAAG GAATTGGGTTCAAGAGTGTGTTTCTGATAACAGCTCAACCTCACATTTTCAGCAACGGCTATCAGATAAGGTTTAATGAGAAACCTTGCCAGCTATGTAATGTTGGTTACATTGTTCCCGAATGGGTCGAGGATGAATCAATCTTGTCTTCCATTCGAAGCATATATGGTTCCACTTCTACCCTCCCAACAACAACTCTCGTTTTACCGTTAAAACCCGACAAAGTCAAACCAGTTAAGGATCAACTTTCAAgtgttcatcctgaggttctattattcctttcaaaaataaagcgGCTTTCAGTTAAGGAAAATAACGAAGATCCTAGAATCAATACTGTGAGTGCGATATCGATCTCAAGTGAAAAAAATTTTGTTACATTGAAGAGCATGGATGCTGAGTCTTACACACTTCATCTTATCGCTGATGATACTACCGATAAAGATGGCACTGAATGTGATTACCATATGTGGAAACAGAGGTTTCCTGTGAAGGACGAAAGTAAAGTTGAGGGCAGATCTGAGGTTGATGAATGGGTGATTACATTAGCTTTTCCAAACGGGACCCGGCTCAAAAGAGGTGCGAGCATGCCCGGTATTTATTCGTATTTGCCAACCGAGACGGTAACAAATTTCCCGTTTATTATCCAAGCTGATTTTCTCCTAGCGTCATCAAGGGAGAATATTCTATGTGACAACAAATGGAACAAGGGGATTCTCGATTGTGTCCCAGTTGCTTTTAGGGATGCATTTACGTCACTCATTAAGTCGACTAACAATGCTCCTATTTCCAGTCTTCCAAACATGTTTCGGTTCTTGCCTGTTAATTCTTCATCTCATCCCGAACTGAACAATGTTCGCGATGCAATTAAAGCCAAGATTATGAACGAACCAATCGTTCCTTGTGAGTCGTACACAGTCCAGAAGCTGTTTTGCACACCTGTTGAAGTTTTTAGGTTAAAGCCTGCATTTTGGAGCATACTGAATAGGGCAAGAAATGAAGGTGTGAGTTTTCAGAACATTTCATCTCACGGAGCTTATGTACTCACTTCGTATTTCGATAAAGCGGAGTACGATTCTGTTTTAGAGTTTCTGGAAATCAAATATGTTGATAATGAATGGTATGCTAGATGCATTTCCAGTTCAAATCTTGTGATGGGCGTCTCGGAGGATGTATATTTAGAGCTTTTGATATTCATAGCAGAACATTGGAGGTGGACTTTTCGCgataccgaaatcaataacataccgTTGATCAAGTATGTTGGACTTGATGGCCAGGTGGCATTGATGAAAATCAAAGTATGTGCAGACAAGCTACTTGTTGTGAATTCTGATTGCAACATCTCTTGGTTGATTAACTGGAACAAGGAATTTCACTGCCCAACTGAACGATTTTTCTTACCCGAAGACACACATAATGCTATCAGATCGTGTTCAAAGAAACAAACTCTAGACAAGTGGCTGAGAGAGGAACTAAATGTTAAATTAGTCGGTGTTAATAAATACGCATACGATATTTTATCTTCAATCGGTAGTGACCGCAAACTCACTGTTATGTTTGCCCATTTCGTCTACAACTCTCTACAAAAGAAATACTTGCAAAAAGATGAAGTTGAAGAGATATGTAATTATTATATGCCGATTGTTGATAACTACGGCTATATAAACACTAGTAGAACTGGAGTTCTGGTACCTGCAAATGGAAGCAAGTGGGTCGAGCTGATTGGTGATAATCCTTGGAGACACCATAATTACGTTGAGCTGGCGGAAGATTACACTCATTGTGCAAGCTATTTTGGTAAGGTTACATCAGGGGAAGAGCTAATTTCGTTTATGAAAACTTATGTTGGTGCATCTGATGTTCCTGATATAACTCCCCCAAATTCTGCTATTCCTACTCTATCTTCCCCTCTTACAAAGGAGAACACGTTTTTGCTTCTAGAATGGATTTGCAATCTAAGGAGGGAAAGAGTTGGTTTACCGGAAAGGTTTTTGTCGTCTATCAAAAATGGTAGCTGGTTAAAGATTTCATTAAGTGGTTCTGTTGGTTATAAACCACCTAACGAGTCATTCATGCTAGAAGAGTCAATTGGGAAGCTTTTACAGAATGGATCGGTCCTTGTTGACATTCCGTTGATAGATGTAAACTTTTACGGCGATGAGATAAAAAGGTACAAAGAAGAACTGCAATTGTTTGGTGTTCGGTTCGAAAATAAAGAAGCGTGTGAGTTCATTGGTGATAGTTTGATGTCCATTGTAGCTTCTTCGAAGCTTACCAGATACAATGTTGTTTCAATACTGAAGTTTATTCAGTATTTGGGAGAGAATTATATATCTAGTAAGGCCTTCATTGACACTATCAAAGGTGGTAAATGGCTGAAAACTTCTCGAGGTGACGCGGCTCCGAGCAATGCTGTTTTGAAAAGTTGTGAGTGGGATGCTGCTTCAGAGATAAGCGATATTCCGTTTATCGATCAAGATTATTATGGGAACGAGTTGCAGTGTTTCAAAACAGAATTAGAGCTGTTGGGTGTGGTTGTGAGTTTCGATGATCATAGATGTTACCAACTTGTTTATGATAACTTAAAGTCTTCATCTTTATTGACTTCTTTGTCATCTGAAGCAGTTTATATGATACTAAAGTGCATGTCAAATTTGGTATCATCAGCTAATTTGGTGCAAGCGGTTAAAGGTAACAAATGTTTGAAGACCAACATGGGCTACAAATGTCCATCTGAGTGTTTTTTGTCAAATCCTGAATCCGAGTGGGGAGGTCTTCTTAAGGTTTTCAGATCGTTTCCGATTCTTGATGAAAGCTTCTATGGACAAAAGATCTTCTCAATGTCGAGTGAGTTGAAGAAAATTGGTGTTATTGTTGATTTTGAGGATGCATCAAAAGAATTCGTTCGCACTTTCAAGCAACACGCTTCTTCCATGACAAAAGAAAATGTTCTTTTGTTACTGGATTGCTACGTAAAGATGAAGAAAATGAAGATTAAATTGCCTTCAGAACTCAGCAGCTGCTTATGTAATGAAAAATGGCTACGGACGAAACTCGGTGACTACAGATCTCCGCGTGAGTGCATTCTGTTTGGAACAGATTGGCAACCGATTTATCTAATATCGCGTCTTCCTTTTATCGATGATTCTGATAATTGTTATGGCAGTCGAATTCACGATTATAAAGATGAGCTGAAGCTGTTAGGCGTGATCAATGATTTCAAAGTCGGTGCTGAGTTGGTGGCTGGTGGGGTCATCTTACCTCATGATTGTAGCACCATTTCTCCTGTAAGCGTTTTTGCGTTGCTTGATACTGTTAAGCAACTTGAAGAAGTAAAATCGGAAACACGTACTAAATTCTTTGAAAAGCTCTCCACGAAGAAATGGATAAAAACTCACTTCGGATACAAACGGCCAGGAGAGTGTCTACTATTCGATCCTGCTTGGGATTCTTTACTTAAACGCACTGATGGTCCGTTTATCGATGAAGAGTTTTATGAATCCCGTATTGCTTCTTATAAAGACCAGCTTAATTTGTTAAAAGTTGTTACAGATGTTAACAACGGATGCCAGCTGCTTGCTAGTTATCTCGACTCTCACTCCAGTTTTGAAAGTATTAATCGCATATATAATTACTTGTCACAATTTAACTGGAAGCCCGAAGAGGAATTCGACAAAAAGATTTGGTTACCTAGGGGTACTGAAAATGGGGAATGGGTAACACCTCGAAAATGTGTTCTTCATGATAAAGATAATTTGTTTGGTGACGAGTTAAATGTTTTGGATAAATGCAACTACAAAAGTAATCTTCTTAGCTTCTTTGCTGATGTTTTCAATGTTAAAGTTCACCCTTCGGTTGACGATTACTGCAATTTATGGAAGAAATGGGAATCTTCCGAATGTCAAATTACACATACCGAGTGTTGCGCCTTTTGGAAGTTTGTGGTTAACAACTGGAATTCAGAAACAGAAGACAAGTTTATTGATAACATATCGAAACTTCCTGTTTTAGATTCTACTTCTGATGGGATTTTTTTGCTTCTCAAGTCTGAAGTTTTCATCGGTGATGACCTGTTTTTAGTAGATCTCTTTCAAAAAGCTTCTCATGATCCCATGTTTGTTTGGTATCCTCAGCCAAGTTTGAAGTGTCTAAACCGAACCAAACTCATAGACATCTACCGCAAACTAGGTGTCTGTATGCTGTCTGAATCTGTTAAGAAGATTGTATCTGATGTGGATCATGATAAGTTTAAGCCGGTAAAGTCTGAAAATAAGATCATCAAAAAGGGATTGTTTAAATTAATTCTTGGATTTCTCGCCGATCCTAGTCTTAAAATTGATCCGGAAAGTAGACATGAAGCTGTGAACCGTTTGCTAGCAGTTGAAGCTTTTGAGACAGTTGAACCGATGAATGTTGGATACAGTTTGTCGTTTTCTTCTGGAGATGTGGTTCGTGTGGAAGCCAGAAGAATGGTTCGTTGGGACAAACAAAACTCGATGTTTTTCATGCAAAAGATTGACAAGTCTTGCGGTTACATAAATGTGATTGAGCACGCTTCTCATTTTGCAGAAGCGATAGCGGATGGTGTGTTTTGGGAGAACGAAGAATTTGTGCCAAAGCTTTCTGAACTGATTCGGTTGGGTTTTATGCTGAACTTTGATGAGGAGGCGATTGATTTTCTATTAAAAAACAAAAATCTTGAAATCTTAATGGAGGATCAGAATTACCTTTCTTCCACATTCTCTTCTTAA